Proteins encoded together in one Ictidomys tridecemlineatus isolate mIctTri1 chromosome 3, mIctTri1.hap1, whole genome shotgun sequence window:
- the Septin4 gene encoding septin-4 isoform X4 produces the protein MIKHFLEDTTDDAELSKFVKDFPGSERCHSPEARTRVSRPPISEPRPQAPDFYDDDLEFRPPLWPQSSDSQQYFCAPAPLSPCTRPRSPWGRLDPYDSSEDDKEYVGFATLPNQVHRKSVKKGFDFTLMVAGESGLGKSTLVNSLFLTDLYRDRKLLSAEERIMQTVEITKHAVDIEEKGVRLRLTIVDTPGFGDAVNNTECWRPVAEYIDQQFEQYFRDESGLNRKNIQDNRVHCCLYFISPYGHGLRPLDVEFMKALHQRVNIVPILAKADTLTPPEVDRKKRKIREEIEHFGIKIYQFPDCDSDEDEDFKLQDQALKESIPFAVIGSNTVVEARGRRVRGRLYPWGIVEVENPGHCDFVKLRTMLVRTHMQDLKDVTRETHYENYRAQCIQSMTRLVVKERNRNKLTRESGTDFPIPAVPPGTDPETEKLIREKDEELRRMQEMLHKIQRQMKETH, from the exons ATG ATCAAGCATTTCCTGGAGGACACCACGGATGATGCAGAACTGAGCAAGTTCGTGAAGGACTTCCCAGGAAGCGAGCGCTGCCACTCACCGGAGGCCAGAACCAGGGTGTCCAGGCCCCCAATCTCGGAGCCAAGGCCCCAGGCCCCAGACTTCTATGATGATGACCTGGAGTTCAGACCCCCCTTGTGGCCCCAGTCCTCTGACAGCCagcagtacttctgtgccccagcccctctcagccCCTGCACCCGGCCCCGCAGCCCATGGGGCAGGCTTGATCCCTATGATTCCTCTGAG GATGACAAGGAGTATGTGGGCTTTGCAACCCTCCCCAACCAAGTCCACCGAAAGTCTGTGAAGAAAGGCTTTGACTTTACCCTCATGGTGGCAG GAGAGTCTGGCCTGGGTAAATCCACTCTTGTCAATAGTCTCTTCCTCACTGATCTATACCGGGACCGGAAACTCCTCAGTGCTGAAG AACGGATCATGCAAACCGTGGAGATCACTAAGCATGCTGTGGATATAGAAGAGAAGGGTGTGAGGCTGCGGCTTACCATTGTGGACACACCAGGTTTTGGGGATGCAGTCAACAACACAGAGTG CTGGAGGCCTGTGGCAGAATACATCGATCAGCAGTTTGAGCAGTATTTCCGAGATGAGAGTGGCCTGAACCGCAAGAACATCCAAGACAACAGAGTGCACTGCTGCCTGTACTTCATCTCGCCCTACGGCCACGG GCTCCGGCCATTGGATGTTGAATTCATGAAGGCCCTGCATCAGCGGGTCAACATCGTGCCTATCTTGGCTAAGGCGGACACACTGACACCTCCTGAAGTGGACCGCAAGAAACGCAAA ATCCGTGAGGAGATTGAGCACTTTGGAATCAAGATCTATCAGTTCCCAGATTGTGACTCGGATGAGGATGAGGACTTCAAATTACAGGATCAAGCCCTAAAG GAAAGCATTCCCTTTGCGGTAATTGGCAGCAACACTGTGGTAGAGGCCAGAGGGCGACGAGTTCGGGGCCGACTCTACCCCTGGGGCATTGTAGAAG TGGAAAACCCAGGGCACTGTGACTTTGTGAAGCTGAGGACAATGCTGGTGCGCACCCACATGCAGGACCTGAAGGATGTGACCAGGGAGACACATTATGAGAACTACCGGGCACAATGCATCCAGAGCATGACCCGCCTGGTGGTGAAGGAACGGAATCGCAA CAAACTGACTCGTGAGAGTGGTACCGATTTCCCCATCCCTGCTGTTCCACCAGGGACAGATCCAGAAACCGAGAAGCTAATCCGAGAGAAAGATGAAGAG CTGCGGCGGATGCAGGAGATGCTACACAAGATCCAAAGACAGATGAAGGAGACCCATTAA
- the Septin4 gene encoding septin-4 isoform X8: MVAGESGLGKSTLVNSLFLTDLYRDRKLLSAEERIMQTVEITKHAVDIEEKGVRLRLTIVDTPGFGDAVNNTECWRPVAEYIDQQFEQYFRDESGLNRKNIQDNRVHCCLYFISPYGHGLRPLDVEFMKALHQRVNIVPILAKADTLTPPEVDRKKRKIREEIEHFGIKIYQFPDCDSDEDEDFKLQDQALKESIPFAVIGSNTVVEARGRRVRGRLYPWGIVEVENPGHCDFVKLRTMLVRTHMQDLKDVTRETHYENYRAQCIQSMTRLVVKERNRNKLTRESGTDFPIPAVPPGTDPETEKLIREKDEELRRMQEMLHKIQRQMKETH, encoded by the exons ATGGTGGCAG GAGAGTCTGGCCTGGGTAAATCCACTCTTGTCAATAGTCTCTTCCTCACTGATCTATACCGGGACCGGAAACTCCTCAGTGCTGAAG AACGGATCATGCAAACCGTGGAGATCACTAAGCATGCTGTGGATATAGAAGAGAAGGGTGTGAGGCTGCGGCTTACCATTGTGGACACACCAGGTTTTGGGGATGCAGTCAACAACACAGAGTG CTGGAGGCCTGTGGCAGAATACATCGATCAGCAGTTTGAGCAGTATTTCCGAGATGAGAGTGGCCTGAACCGCAAGAACATCCAAGACAACAGAGTGCACTGCTGCCTGTACTTCATCTCGCCCTACGGCCACGG GCTCCGGCCATTGGATGTTGAATTCATGAAGGCCCTGCATCAGCGGGTCAACATCGTGCCTATCTTGGCTAAGGCGGACACACTGACACCTCCTGAAGTGGACCGCAAGAAACGCAAA ATCCGTGAGGAGATTGAGCACTTTGGAATCAAGATCTATCAGTTCCCAGATTGTGACTCGGATGAGGATGAGGACTTCAAATTACAGGATCAAGCCCTAAAG GAAAGCATTCCCTTTGCGGTAATTGGCAGCAACACTGTGGTAGAGGCCAGAGGGCGACGAGTTCGGGGCCGACTCTACCCCTGGGGCATTGTAGAAG TGGAAAACCCAGGGCACTGTGACTTTGTGAAGCTGAGGACAATGCTGGTGCGCACCCACATGCAGGACCTGAAGGATGTGACCAGGGAGACACATTATGAGAACTACCGGGCACAATGCATCCAGAGCATGACCCGCCTGGTGGTGAAGGAACGGAATCGCAA CAAACTGACTCGTGAGAGTGGTACCGATTTCCCCATCCCTGCTGTTCCACCAGGGACAGATCCAGAAACCGAGAAGCTAATCCGAGAGAAAGATGAAGAG CTGCGGCGGATGCAGGAGATGCTACACAAGATCCAAAGACAGATGAAGGAGACCCATTAA
- the Septin4 gene encoding septin-4 isoform X6 yields the protein MDDKEYVGFATLPNQVHRKSVKKGFDFTLMVAGESGLGKSTLVNSLFLTDLYRDRKLLSAEERIMQTVEITKHAVDIEEKGVRLRLTIVDTPGFGDAVNNTECWRPVAEYIDQQFEQYFRDESGLNRKNIQDNRVHCCLYFISPYGHGLRPLDVEFMKALHQRVNIVPILAKADTLTPPEVDRKKRKIREEIEHFGIKIYQFPDCDSDEDEDFKLQDQALKESIPFAVIGSNTVVEARGRRVRGRLYPWGIVEVENPGHCDFVKLRTMLVRTHMQDLKDVTRETHYENYRAQCIQSMTRLVVKERNRNKLTRESGTDFPIPAVPPGTDPETEKLIREKDEELRRMQEMLHKIQRQMKETH from the exons ATG GATGACAAGGAGTATGTGGGCTTTGCAACCCTCCCCAACCAAGTCCACCGAAAGTCTGTGAAGAAAGGCTTTGACTTTACCCTCATGGTGGCAG GAGAGTCTGGCCTGGGTAAATCCACTCTTGTCAATAGTCTCTTCCTCACTGATCTATACCGGGACCGGAAACTCCTCAGTGCTGAAG AACGGATCATGCAAACCGTGGAGATCACTAAGCATGCTGTGGATATAGAAGAGAAGGGTGTGAGGCTGCGGCTTACCATTGTGGACACACCAGGTTTTGGGGATGCAGTCAACAACACAGAGTG CTGGAGGCCTGTGGCAGAATACATCGATCAGCAGTTTGAGCAGTATTTCCGAGATGAGAGTGGCCTGAACCGCAAGAACATCCAAGACAACAGAGTGCACTGCTGCCTGTACTTCATCTCGCCCTACGGCCACGG GCTCCGGCCATTGGATGTTGAATTCATGAAGGCCCTGCATCAGCGGGTCAACATCGTGCCTATCTTGGCTAAGGCGGACACACTGACACCTCCTGAAGTGGACCGCAAGAAACGCAAA ATCCGTGAGGAGATTGAGCACTTTGGAATCAAGATCTATCAGTTCCCAGATTGTGACTCGGATGAGGATGAGGACTTCAAATTACAGGATCAAGCCCTAAAG GAAAGCATTCCCTTTGCGGTAATTGGCAGCAACACTGTGGTAGAGGCCAGAGGGCGACGAGTTCGGGGCCGACTCTACCCCTGGGGCATTGTAGAAG TGGAAAACCCAGGGCACTGTGACTTTGTGAAGCTGAGGACAATGCTGGTGCGCACCCACATGCAGGACCTGAAGGATGTGACCAGGGAGACACATTATGAGAACTACCGGGCACAATGCATCCAGAGCATGACCCGCCTGGTGGTGAAGGAACGGAATCGCAA CAAACTGACTCGTGAGAGTGGTACCGATTTCCCCATCCCTGCTGTTCCACCAGGGACAGATCCAGAAACCGAGAAGCTAATCCGAGAGAAAGATGAAGAG CTGCGGCGGATGCAGGAGATGCTACACAAGATCCAAAGACAGATGAAGGAGACCCATTAA
- the Septin4 gene encoding septin-4 isoform X5, whose translation MDRSLGWQGNSVPEDGTEAGDDKEYVGFATLPNQVHRKSVKKGFDFTLMVAGESGLGKSTLVNSLFLTDLYRDRKLLSAEERIMQTVEITKHAVDIEEKGVRLRLTIVDTPGFGDAVNNTECWRPVAEYIDQQFEQYFRDESGLNRKNIQDNRVHCCLYFISPYGHGLRPLDVEFMKALHQRVNIVPILAKADTLTPPEVDRKKRKIREEIEHFGIKIYQFPDCDSDEDEDFKLQDQALKESIPFAVIGSNTVVEARGRRVRGRLYPWGIVEVENPGHCDFVKLRTMLVRTHMQDLKDVTRETHYENYRAQCIQSMTRLVVKERNRNKLTRESGTDFPIPAVPPGTDPETEKLIREKDEELRRMQEMLHKIQRQMKETH comes from the exons ATGGACCGTTCACTGGGATGGCAAGGGAATTCTGTCCCTGAGGATGGGACTGAAGCTGGG GATGACAAGGAGTATGTGGGCTTTGCAACCCTCCCCAACCAAGTCCACCGAAAGTCTGTGAAGAAAGGCTTTGACTTTACCCTCATGGTGGCAG GAGAGTCTGGCCTGGGTAAATCCACTCTTGTCAATAGTCTCTTCCTCACTGATCTATACCGGGACCGGAAACTCCTCAGTGCTGAAG AACGGATCATGCAAACCGTGGAGATCACTAAGCATGCTGTGGATATAGAAGAGAAGGGTGTGAGGCTGCGGCTTACCATTGTGGACACACCAGGTTTTGGGGATGCAGTCAACAACACAGAGTG CTGGAGGCCTGTGGCAGAATACATCGATCAGCAGTTTGAGCAGTATTTCCGAGATGAGAGTGGCCTGAACCGCAAGAACATCCAAGACAACAGAGTGCACTGCTGCCTGTACTTCATCTCGCCCTACGGCCACGG GCTCCGGCCATTGGATGTTGAATTCATGAAGGCCCTGCATCAGCGGGTCAACATCGTGCCTATCTTGGCTAAGGCGGACACACTGACACCTCCTGAAGTGGACCGCAAGAAACGCAAA ATCCGTGAGGAGATTGAGCACTTTGGAATCAAGATCTATCAGTTCCCAGATTGTGACTCGGATGAGGATGAGGACTTCAAATTACAGGATCAAGCCCTAAAG GAAAGCATTCCCTTTGCGGTAATTGGCAGCAACACTGTGGTAGAGGCCAGAGGGCGACGAGTTCGGGGCCGACTCTACCCCTGGGGCATTGTAGAAG TGGAAAACCCAGGGCACTGTGACTTTGTGAAGCTGAGGACAATGCTGGTGCGCACCCACATGCAGGACCTGAAGGATGTGACCAGGGAGACACATTATGAGAACTACCGGGCACAATGCATCCAGAGCATGACCCGCCTGGTGGTGAAGGAACGGAATCGCAA CAAACTGACTCGTGAGAGTGGTACCGATTTCCCCATCCCTGCTGTTCCACCAGGGACAGATCCAGAAACCGAGAAGCTAATCCGAGAGAAAGATGAAGAG CTGCGGCGGATGCAGGAGATGCTACACAAGATCCAAAGACAGATGAAGGAGACCCATTAA
- the Septin4 gene encoding septin-4 isoform X7, with the protein MDRSLGWQGNSVPEDGTEAGDDKEYVGFATLPNQVHRKSVKKGFDFTLMVAGESGLGKSTLVNSLFLTDLYRDRKLLSAEERIMQTVEITKHAVDIEEKGVRLRLTIVDTPGFGDAVNNTECWRPVAEYIDQQFEQYFRDESGLNRKNIQDNRVHCCLYFISPYGHGLRPLDVEFMKALHQRVNIVPILAKADTLTPPEVDRKKRKIREEIEHFGIKIYQFPDCDSDEDEDFKLQDQALKESIPFAVIGSNTVVEARGRRVRGRLYPWGIVEVENPGHCDFVKLRTMLVRTHMQDLKDVTRETHYENYRAQCIQSMTRLVVKERNRKDRSRNREANPRER; encoded by the exons ATGGACCGTTCACTGGGATGGCAAGGGAATTCTGTCCCTGAGGATGGGACTGAAGCTGGG GATGACAAGGAGTATGTGGGCTTTGCAACCCTCCCCAACCAAGTCCACCGAAAGTCTGTGAAGAAAGGCTTTGACTTTACCCTCATGGTGGCAG GAGAGTCTGGCCTGGGTAAATCCACTCTTGTCAATAGTCTCTTCCTCACTGATCTATACCGGGACCGGAAACTCCTCAGTGCTGAAG AACGGATCATGCAAACCGTGGAGATCACTAAGCATGCTGTGGATATAGAAGAGAAGGGTGTGAGGCTGCGGCTTACCATTGTGGACACACCAGGTTTTGGGGATGCAGTCAACAACACAGAGTG CTGGAGGCCTGTGGCAGAATACATCGATCAGCAGTTTGAGCAGTATTTCCGAGATGAGAGTGGCCTGAACCGCAAGAACATCCAAGACAACAGAGTGCACTGCTGCCTGTACTTCATCTCGCCCTACGGCCACGG GCTCCGGCCATTGGATGTTGAATTCATGAAGGCCCTGCATCAGCGGGTCAACATCGTGCCTATCTTGGCTAAGGCGGACACACTGACACCTCCTGAAGTGGACCGCAAGAAACGCAAA ATCCGTGAGGAGATTGAGCACTTTGGAATCAAGATCTATCAGTTCCCAGATTGTGACTCGGATGAGGATGAGGACTTCAAATTACAGGATCAAGCCCTAAAG GAAAGCATTCCCTTTGCGGTAATTGGCAGCAACACTGTGGTAGAGGCCAGAGGGCGACGAGTTCGGGGCCGACTCTACCCCTGGGGCATTGTAGAAG TGGAAAACCCAGGGCACTGTGACTTTGTGAAGCTGAGGACAATGCTGGTGCGCACCCACATGCAGGACCTGAAGGATGTGACCAGGGAGACACATTATGAGAACTACCGGGCACAATGCATCCAGAGCATGACCCGCCTGGTGGTGAAGGAACGGAATCGCAA GGACAGATCCAGAAACCGAGAAGCTAATCCGAGAGAAAGATGA
- the Septin4 gene encoding septin-4 isoform X1 translates to MDRSLGWQGNSVPEDGTEAGIKHFLEDTTDDAELSKFVKDFPGSERCHSPEARTRVSRPPISEPRPQAPDFYDDDLEFRPPLWPQSSDSQQYFCAPAPLSPCTRPRSPWGRLDPYDSSEDDKEYVGFATLPNQVHRKSVKKGFDFTLMVAGESGLGKSTLVNSLFLTDLYRDRKLLSAEERIMQTVEITKHAVDIEEKGVRLRLTIVDTPGFGDAVNNTECWRPVAEYIDQQFEQYFRDESGLNRKNIQDNRVHCCLYFISPYGHGLRPLDVEFMKALHQRVNIVPILAKADTLTPPEVDRKKRKIREEIEHFGIKIYQFPDCDSDEDEDFKLQDQALKESIPFAVIGSNTVVEARGRRVRGRLYPWGIVEVENPGHCDFVKLRTMLVRTHMQDLKDVTRETHYENYRAQCIQSMTRLVVKERNRNKLTRESGTDFPIPAVPPGTDPETEKLIREKDEELRRMQEMLHKIQRQMKETH, encoded by the exons ATGGACCGTTCACTGGGATGGCAAGGGAATTCTGTCCCTGAGGATGGGACTGAAGCTGGG ATCAAGCATTTCCTGGAGGACACCACGGATGATGCAGAACTGAGCAAGTTCGTGAAGGACTTCCCAGGAAGCGAGCGCTGCCACTCACCGGAGGCCAGAACCAGGGTGTCCAGGCCCCCAATCTCGGAGCCAAGGCCCCAGGCCCCAGACTTCTATGATGATGACCTGGAGTTCAGACCCCCCTTGTGGCCCCAGTCCTCTGACAGCCagcagtacttctgtgccccagcccctctcagccCCTGCACCCGGCCCCGCAGCCCATGGGGCAGGCTTGATCCCTATGATTCCTCTGAG GATGACAAGGAGTATGTGGGCTTTGCAACCCTCCCCAACCAAGTCCACCGAAAGTCTGTGAAGAAAGGCTTTGACTTTACCCTCATGGTGGCAG GAGAGTCTGGCCTGGGTAAATCCACTCTTGTCAATAGTCTCTTCCTCACTGATCTATACCGGGACCGGAAACTCCTCAGTGCTGAAG AACGGATCATGCAAACCGTGGAGATCACTAAGCATGCTGTGGATATAGAAGAGAAGGGTGTGAGGCTGCGGCTTACCATTGTGGACACACCAGGTTTTGGGGATGCAGTCAACAACACAGAGTG CTGGAGGCCTGTGGCAGAATACATCGATCAGCAGTTTGAGCAGTATTTCCGAGATGAGAGTGGCCTGAACCGCAAGAACATCCAAGACAACAGAGTGCACTGCTGCCTGTACTTCATCTCGCCCTACGGCCACGG GCTCCGGCCATTGGATGTTGAATTCATGAAGGCCCTGCATCAGCGGGTCAACATCGTGCCTATCTTGGCTAAGGCGGACACACTGACACCTCCTGAAGTGGACCGCAAGAAACGCAAA ATCCGTGAGGAGATTGAGCACTTTGGAATCAAGATCTATCAGTTCCCAGATTGTGACTCGGATGAGGATGAGGACTTCAAATTACAGGATCAAGCCCTAAAG GAAAGCATTCCCTTTGCGGTAATTGGCAGCAACACTGTGGTAGAGGCCAGAGGGCGACGAGTTCGGGGCCGACTCTACCCCTGGGGCATTGTAGAAG TGGAAAACCCAGGGCACTGTGACTTTGTGAAGCTGAGGACAATGCTGGTGCGCACCCACATGCAGGACCTGAAGGATGTGACCAGGGAGACACATTATGAGAACTACCGGGCACAATGCATCCAGAGCATGACCCGCCTGGTGGTGAAGGAACGGAATCGCAA CAAACTGACTCGTGAGAGTGGTACCGATTTCCCCATCCCTGCTGTTCCACCAGGGACAGATCCAGAAACCGAGAAGCTAATCCGAGAGAAAGATGAAGAG CTGCGGCGGATGCAGGAGATGCTACACAAGATCCAAAGACAGATGAAGGAGACCCATTAA
- the Septin4 gene encoding septin-4 isoform X3, which translates to MDRSLGWQGNSVPEDGTEAGIKHFLEDTTDDAELSKFVKDFPGSERCHSPEARTRVSRPPISEPRPQAPDFYDDDLEFRPPLWPQSSDSQQYFCAPAPLSPCTRPRSPWGRLDPYDSSEDDKEYVGFATLPNQVHRKSVKKGFDFTLMVAGESGLGKSTLVNSLFLTDLYRDRKLLSAEERIMQTVEITKHAVDIEEKGVRLRLTIVDTPGFGDAVNNTECWRPVAEYIDQQFEQYFRDESGLNRKNIQDNRVHCCLYFISPYGHGLRPLDVEFMKALHQRVNIVPILAKADTLTPPEVDRKKRKIREEIEHFGIKIYQFPDCDSDEDEDFKLQDQALKESIPFAVIGSNTVVEARGRRVRGRLYPWGIVEVENPGHCDFVKLRTMLVRTHMQDLKDVTRETHYENYRAQCIQSMTRLVVKERNRKDRSRNREANPRER; encoded by the exons ATGGACCGTTCACTGGGATGGCAAGGGAATTCTGTCCCTGAGGATGGGACTGAAGCTGGG ATCAAGCATTTCCTGGAGGACACCACGGATGATGCAGAACTGAGCAAGTTCGTGAAGGACTTCCCAGGAAGCGAGCGCTGCCACTCACCGGAGGCCAGAACCAGGGTGTCCAGGCCCCCAATCTCGGAGCCAAGGCCCCAGGCCCCAGACTTCTATGATGATGACCTGGAGTTCAGACCCCCCTTGTGGCCCCAGTCCTCTGACAGCCagcagtacttctgtgccccagcccctctcagccCCTGCACCCGGCCCCGCAGCCCATGGGGCAGGCTTGATCCCTATGATTCCTCTGAG GATGACAAGGAGTATGTGGGCTTTGCAACCCTCCCCAACCAAGTCCACCGAAAGTCTGTGAAGAAAGGCTTTGACTTTACCCTCATGGTGGCAG GAGAGTCTGGCCTGGGTAAATCCACTCTTGTCAATAGTCTCTTCCTCACTGATCTATACCGGGACCGGAAACTCCTCAGTGCTGAAG AACGGATCATGCAAACCGTGGAGATCACTAAGCATGCTGTGGATATAGAAGAGAAGGGTGTGAGGCTGCGGCTTACCATTGTGGACACACCAGGTTTTGGGGATGCAGTCAACAACACAGAGTG CTGGAGGCCTGTGGCAGAATACATCGATCAGCAGTTTGAGCAGTATTTCCGAGATGAGAGTGGCCTGAACCGCAAGAACATCCAAGACAACAGAGTGCACTGCTGCCTGTACTTCATCTCGCCCTACGGCCACGG GCTCCGGCCATTGGATGTTGAATTCATGAAGGCCCTGCATCAGCGGGTCAACATCGTGCCTATCTTGGCTAAGGCGGACACACTGACACCTCCTGAAGTGGACCGCAAGAAACGCAAA ATCCGTGAGGAGATTGAGCACTTTGGAATCAAGATCTATCAGTTCCCAGATTGTGACTCGGATGAGGATGAGGACTTCAAATTACAGGATCAAGCCCTAAAG GAAAGCATTCCCTTTGCGGTAATTGGCAGCAACACTGTGGTAGAGGCCAGAGGGCGACGAGTTCGGGGCCGACTCTACCCCTGGGGCATTGTAGAAG TGGAAAACCCAGGGCACTGTGACTTTGTGAAGCTGAGGACAATGCTGGTGCGCACCCACATGCAGGACCTGAAGGATGTGACCAGGGAGACACATTATGAGAACTACCGGGCACAATGCATCCAGAGCATGACCCGCCTGGTGGTGAAGGAACGGAATCGCAA GGACAGATCCAGAAACCGAGAAGCTAATCCGAGAGAAAGATGA